From the Mycobacterium sp. 155 genome, the window CACCACCTCGGCGGCGTCCTCCACGAGCCTGACGACAGCGTCCACACCGTTGCAACCGCCCGGCCACTCATACACCATCGCCGACTACATCCGCGACAACAAGATCGCCGAAACATCCATCCACCGCGGAGACGCCGGCGCACCGGTGTTCACCATGCCCACCCCGCCGCCGTGGGCCGACGCCGCAACCCGCACTCCGGCATGGGCCTATTCGGCAATCGTCAACGACAGTGTGACCCCGACGGATCCGCCGTCGGCAATCTCGTTGATCTCGAAGCTCGTCGGTAACGTCGACACCGACAAGCTGCTCGAATTCGCGCCCAACGAACTGCAGAATCTCGCCGAGTACGAGCCGGTCGGTAGCGTCACCCGCGGGAACCTCAACGGATTCCCGTCGGTGTCCCTGGGCGGGTCCTATGTCAAAGACGGCCGGCGCCGGGCCATCACGCAGAAGACAGTGACGATACCCATACGAGGCGGCGCGTTCGTGCTGCAGATCAACGCCGACTCCTTGTACCGCGACATGAACTCGCTGACCGACATCAACAAGGTCATCGACGCGCAGGCCACCGTCGTGATGCCCTGAGGCGCGCCCTAGGGATGCGTCACCGGCAGCACCTGAAAGCCTGACACCATCATCTCGGAATCCCGCTTGTAAATGAGGTTGTCAGGTGCCGTCGTCTGCACCGTCAACCCCGCGCAGTACGTTCGCAGCTCGCTGCGATAGGCCACGAACAGCGCGGTCGCCGGATGCGGTTGCAGCACACCCATCTGCGGCAATTGGTAATTCACGGTCTGCGCCGGCAGACCGCAGATCTTGATGTTGTCGACCTCCATGGCACTTTCGGGCACGCCAAGGGTGGAGATCGACTTACGCTGCGCGGCGAACACCTCGTCCGGCGTCATCGCGTCGGCCACACTTTCCAACGCAATCACGATCGTCGGGCTGAAGTTGCCATTCTGCAGGTTCTTGTTGATCATCGTGTACCGCAGCAGGTCGTTGTCGCGGCCCTCGATACGATCCCAGCCCGGGGGCTGCGGAATCTTGATGGTGGGCTCGTCGGCGTCCACCCGCGGCACTGTGACCAGCGGCGCATCGACCGGGTTGCATTTCAGCTCTCCGGTTTTCGCCGCTGCCAACAGATCCTGTGAGGCCACCGGGTGGCCGTCGATCAGATGCGCGCACGACGTCAACACCAGCGCCGCAGCCGCCAACACAACGGCTTTCCTCGACGCAGTCGCCATGGTCGCCAATGTTAGTGGGCGAAATGCCGTGCGCCCGTGAGGTACAGGCTGATCCCCGCTTTGGCGGCCGCATCGGTGACCGCATCGTCGCGCATCGATCCACCGGGGTGCACGATGGCCTTGACCCCCGCCTGCGCCAAAGTCTCGAGCCCGTCGGGGAACGGGAAGAACGCATCAGAGGCCGCGACGGCGCCTACCACGCGGTCCCCCGCGCGCTGTACCGCCAGACGCGCCGCGTCGACCCGGTTGACCTGGCCCATTCCGACACCGACGGTGGCGCCGTCCTTGGCGACCACGATGGCATTGGATTTGACTGCCCGACAGGTCCGCCAGGCGAAAGTCAGATCGGTCAGAGTCTGTTCGTCGGCAGGCTGACCGGTGGCCAGCGTCCAGTTGTTCGGGTCGTCGCCTTCAGCATCGAGCGCGTCGCGTTGCTGTAACAACACGCCGCCGCTGATCTGGCGCATCTCGATGCCTCCGGCCAGCGGCTCCGAGGCAACCAGGATGCGGACATTCTTCTTGCGCGCAAGCACTTCCACCGCACCGGGCTCGTAGGCCGGCGCGATGATCACCTCGGTGAAGATGTCCGCGACTGCCTCCGCCATCTCCACACTGACCTCGGTGTTCGAGGCGATGACGCCGCCGAACGCGCTCAACGGATCGCACTCGTGTGCCTTGCGATGCGCGTCAGCGACCGAAACCGACGAGATCGCGATGCCACACGGGTTGGCGTGCTTGATGATCGCCACGCAGATCTCTTCGTGGTCGAACGCGGCCCGCCATGCTGCGTCGGCATCGGTGTAGTTGTTGTAAGACATCTCTTTACCGTGCAGCTGCTCGGCCTGCGCCAGGCCCGGCCACACGGAATCGTCGCGGTACACGGCGGCTTGCTGATGCGGGTTCTCGCCGTACCGCAGGACCGCGCTGCGGTGCCAGGTGCCGGCGAACCACTGGGGCAAGACGGACGCGGGCCCAGAATCTTCCGCGGGTGCCAGCGTCGACGCCATCCAGCCGGCCACCGCGACGTCGTATTCGGCAGTGTGCCGGAACGCCAACGACGCCAACTTCTTTCGCTCGTCCAGGGTGAAGCCTCCACCGCGTACCGCGGCCAGCACGCCGTCGTAACCCAGCGGGTCTACCACCACCGCCACACTCGGATGGTTCTTGGCTGCCGCCCGCACCATCGACGGGCCGCCGATGTCGATCTGTTCGACGCATTCGTCGACCGATGCACCGGATTCGACGGTCTCGGTGAACGGGTAGAGGTTGACCACCACCAACTCGAACGCCTCGACGTTCAACTCCCGCAGAGCGGCAAGATGTTCCGGCTTACGGGTATCGGCCAGCAGTCCGGCGTGCACGCGCGGGTGCAGAGTCTTCACCCGGCCGTCGAGCACCTCGGGGAAGCCCGTCACCTCTTCGACCGGGGTCACCGGAACACCGGTCGAGGCAATGGTTTTCGCCGTCGAACCGGTGGAGACGATAGTCACGCCGGCCTCGTGCAGACCGCGAGCCAGGTCGGCGAGGCCGGTCTTGTCGTAGACGCTGACCAATGCGCGCCGAATCGGTCGCTTGTCGCTCATCGCTGTGTCCTCAACATCCGAAGGTCGCCTTTCGTCCGGTCCAAGTCACGCCGCGGGTTGCCAGCGCGGCCAGCACGTCCACCAGAAGTCGCCGTTCGACGACCTTGATGCGCTCGTGCAACGTCTCTTCAGTGTCCCCGTCGTGCACCTCCACGGCGCGCTGCGCGAGGATGGGCCCGGTATCCACTCCGGCGTCGACCAGGTGCACCGTGCACCCGGACACGCGCACCCCGTACGCCAGCGCCTCAGGCACCGCATGCGCTCCCGGGAATGCCGGCAGCAACGCCGGATGGGTATTCACCACCCTGCCGTTGAAGCGCGAAAGAAACTGGGGTCCAAGGATCTTCATGAAACCTGCGGAGACCACCAGATCAGGTTCGTGGGCCTCCGTTGCGGCGGTCAGCTCCGCATCCCAGGCGCCCCGATCGGCATGGTCGCCCAGACGAACCGTGTAGGCCGCCACCCCGGCGTCTGCGGCGATATCGAGCGCGGCACACGCGCGGTCCGTTCCGACCGCAACCACCCGGGCTGGATACTCGTCGACAGCGGCAGCCAATAGCGAAGCCAGCAGCGATCCCGTGCCTGAAGCCAATACGACAAGCCGCGCGGGCGCACAGGGGGGCACATGAAGCGGTTGCTGCACGCGCAGCAGCCTAGTCGGCTCTGTCGCGCGGCTCATCGCCGGTCACGTCATGATCGACGATGAAGTGCTCCTCGGGATCTTCCGGGTAGTGGGCGGTCGCGGCGGTATCGCCACTCGACCACGCCACGAGCGGATCGTCGTCGGCGATGTCGACGTCTACTTCCTCGACGTCGAGCGGAGGCTCCTCGTCATCGGGGCGGTGACGGTTCTCGTGCCCGGCTTCGGCTTCTTCCCGATAGTCAGCCGGTTCAGCCTCATACTCATCGGCTTCGTACTCAGCTGCCACCTCGTCGTCGAACGGCTCTGCGACCTGTGGGTCGGGCGCAGGTTCGGCGACCCGCCTGGGCAGGCGGGCAATGCCACCCGACATCGCCACGGTCAGCCCGCCGATCCCGGCGAACCACACGAACACTGCCGGCCCGAACGTGGCCTGGTCGACCCCGACCTCACCGAAGTTGCCGAGCCGACCGCCTGCGGCGTATGCCAACACCACCATCATCACCGCGGCGACCGCCGACGCCACTGCGAGCTTGGCCGCCGCGGGCCCCGGGGTCAGCGGGTGACGCGCACACTGCTGCCCCAGCGCGACGCCGGACGCGGCGCCGACGATCAGCAGCGCCACCCACACCGGCCCGAGTGGCGGCGTCGGCAGGGCGGCCAGCACAGGCAGCGCGGGGATGTCACCACCGAAGACGGTGAACGAGCTGAAGGTCGCCAATCCCACATGGGCGCTGGAGCCAACGGCGATGGCCGTCGTCCCGACGATCACGTTGGGTATGTACAGGATGGCAAGCAGGGTAAGGCTGAACTGGCCGAGGACGGTGTCGGTGATGGCGTACAGGTCGTGCATCGTGCCCCAATGCACGACCAGCGAAGCGGCGGTGACAGCACCGGACAACCCGAAGAGAGCGAGGGCGCCGGCCATGGCCGCGCGCAACGCGTCGGGAAGCCAATTCGGCAGCGGCGACCGCTGCAGGATGCGTCGACCGATCTTCCATCCGACGCCCAGCACCGCACCGACGGCGTGCACGGCGAGTACCCCGGTGAAAGCCCGCAGCGCGCTGGGAGTCTGCAACTCGGTGATCACCGATGACGCGTCGTGGATGACGGCCAGCATGACCGCGGCGATC encodes:
- the purH gene encoding bifunctional phosphoribosylaminoimidazolecarboxamide formyltransferase/IMP cyclohydrolase is translated as MSDKRPIRRALVSVYDKTGLADLARGLHEAGVTIVSTGSTAKTIASTGVPVTPVEEVTGFPEVLDGRVKTLHPRVHAGLLADTRKPEHLAALRELNVEAFELVVVNLYPFTETVESGASVDECVEQIDIGGPSMVRAAAKNHPSVAVVVDPLGYDGVLAAVRGGGFTLDERKKLASLAFRHTAEYDVAVAGWMASTLAPAEDSGPASVLPQWFAGTWHRSAVLRYGENPHQQAAVYRDDSVWPGLAQAEQLHGKEMSYNNYTDADAAWRAAFDHEEICVAIIKHANPCGIAISSVSVADAHRKAHECDPLSAFGGVIASNTEVSVEMAEAVADIFTEVIIAPAYEPGAVEVLARKKNVRILVASEPLAGGIEMRQISGGVLLQQRDALDAEGDDPNNWTLATGQPADEQTLTDLTFAWRTCRAVKSNAIVVAKDGATVGVGMGQVNRVDAARLAVQRAGDRVVGAVAASDAFFPFPDGLETLAQAGVKAIVHPGGSMRDDAVTDAAAKAGISLYLTGARHFAH
- the purN gene encoding phosphoribosylglycinamide formyltransferase, which encodes MQQPLHVPPCAPARLVVLASGTGSLLASLLAAAVDEYPARVVAVGTDRACAALDIAADAGVAAYTVRLGDHADRGAWDAELTAATEAHEPDLVVSAGFMKILGPQFLSRFNGRVVNTHPALLPAFPGAHAVPEALAYGVRVSGCTVHLVDAGVDTGPILAQRAVEVHDGDTEETLHERIKVVERRLLVDVLAALATRGVTWTGRKATFGC
- a CDS encoding LpqN/LpqT family lipoprotein, giving the protein MATASRKAVVLAAAALVLTSCAHLIDGHPVASQDLLAAAKTGELKCNPVDAPLVTVPRVDADEPTIKIPQPPGWDRIEGRDNDLLRYTMINKNLQNGNFSPTIVIALESVADAMTPDEVFAAQRKSISTLGVPESAMEVDNIKICGLPAQTVNYQLPQMGVLQPHPATALFVAYRSELRTYCAGLTVQTTAPDNLIYKRDSEMMVSGFQVLPVTHP
- a CDS encoding DUF6350 family protein; this translates as MSNRPAGTRQARELLRVAFGPSVVALVIIAAVTLLQLLIANSDMTGAFGAIASMWLGVHQVPVSIGGRVLGVMPLLPVLLMVWGTARTTAAATAPNSSWFVTRWVVASALGGPMLIAAVMLAVIHDASSVITELQTPSALRAFTGVLAVHAVGAVLGVGWKIGRRILQRSPLPNWLPDALRAAMAGALALFGLSGAVTAASLVVHWGTMHDLYAITDTVLGQFSLTLLAILYIPNVIVGTTAIAVGSSAHVGLATFSSFTVFGGDIPALPVLAALPTPPLGPVWVALLIVGAASGVALGQQCARHPLTPGPAAAKLAVASAVAAVMMVVLAYAAGGRLGNFGEVGVDQATFGPAVFVWFAGIGGLTVAMSGGIARLPRRVAEPAPDPQVAEPFDDEVAAEYEADEYEAEPADYREEAEAGHENRHRPDDEEPPLDVEEVDVDIADDDPLVAWSSGDTAATAHYPEDPEEHFIVDHDVTGDEPRDRAD